The genomic region TGGCGGACGACAAAGGTCAGGTGCCTCCTGACGACGGTTCGCGACAAGCCGGCCCCGGCAGGCGGCCGCGTGTCGATCTCCAGTTTGATGGAGAGCTTCTGCCGCGGCGACGCAGCCAAGCCTGCCGCGAGCAGCAACCCCGGAAGACCCAGCCAGGCCGCGTTCACGGTCTTCTTCTCGTTCCAGCGCATGGTGCAGTCGAATCCCGAAAGCTCGAGCTCGGTCTTGACCTTCTTCAACCAGCGCCGCGGCTCGTAGCCCTGCTCGTCGACGAGCGAGAAGTCGAGATCCTCGGAATAGCGCGGCAGGTTCGAAAGAAAGCGCAGCGCGGTCCCGCCCACGAACGCCATCGAGCGGAACGCCTCGCTCTCGTGCAGGGAGCGCAGGACGAACGCCTGGAGGTACTCCCGCAGCAGGTTCAGCTTGCGTCCGGGGTCGTCGATCCTCGCGACCAGAGCCAGCGCCTCGTCCCTCATAGCGCGATCTCCCCTTCCCCCGCGGCGCTCGCGACCTTCGACCACAGGGCCGCGGCGCGACGCTGGCGCGGTCCGGCGACCCGAACGGCCATCTCCTCCAAGAGGGCGGTGTCGACGCCGGCCGCAGAAGAGAAGCGCATCTCCTCCATGCGCTCCGTCGTCCACTCGCCGCGGGACAGGTGAAAATAGTCG from Pseudomonadota bacterium harbors:
- a CDS encoding nucleotidyl transferase AbiEii/AbiGii toxin family protein; translation: MRDEALALVARIDDPGRKLNLLREYLQAFVLRSLHESEAFRSMAFVGGTALRFLSNLPRYSEDLDFSLVDEQGYEPRRWLKKVKTELELSGFDCTMRWNEKKTVNAAWLGLPGLLLAAGLAASPRQKLSIKLEIDTRPPAGAGLSRTVVRRHLTFVVRHYDQSSLMAGKVHALLARSYPKGRDWFDLVWYRAHRPPIEPNVDLLQNALDQTHGQGRFAAEHWRRHLQDRLAKLEVEALADDVRVFLERPEDRNLLTRESLSAALAGP